From one Mangrovibacterium diazotrophicum genomic stretch:
- a CDS encoding MATE family efflux transporter: protein MKDFTEGNEARLILQFSIPLVLGNIFQNLYNIVDSVIVGNFLGKEALGAVGASFPIIFTLISMVIGIGSGASTVISQFFGAKQVDQVRRTIDTIFTFFLFASILVTLIGILCSKSIFLLLQLPDEMLPEAVTYLNIYLTGMFFFFGFAGISSILRGMGDAKTPLWFMILSTVVNIFFDLLFVVVFKWGIEGVAFATVVAQAIAFFSATWYLNKKHPVINLSFRKYIFDREIFKSCVKIGLPTGFQQSFIAFGMMAIMGIVNTFGTNAVAAYTAAMRVDSFAKMPALTFSSALSSFVGQNLGAFQEKRARKGLKITIGFSLAYAVFISIIIIVFGKYIIQIFTPDQHVIAIGQDYLVIVSSFYLLLSIMFSLTGFLRGAGATFIPMLTTLLSLYLVRIPLAFWLSGKIGVNGIWWAEPAGWFIGMVILIVYYFTGRWKGRVVVKSPKK, encoded by the coding sequence ATGAAAGACTTTACGGAAGGGAATGAAGCACGTCTTATTCTTCAATTTTCAATTCCGCTTGTACTTGGAAATATCTTCCAAAATTTATACAACATTGTCGATAGTGTGATTGTCGGCAATTTTTTGGGAAAAGAAGCACTCGGTGCTGTCGGCGCATCGTTTCCCATCATATTTACCTTGATATCGATGGTTATCGGGATCGGTTCCGGAGCATCCACCGTCATTTCCCAATTTTTCGGGGCCAAACAGGTTGACCAGGTTCGCCGCACCATCGACACCATTTTTACCTTTTTCCTTTTCGCCTCAATCCTTGTAACGTTGATTGGGATCCTGTGTAGCAAATCAATTTTCCTGTTATTGCAACTCCCGGATGAAATGCTACCGGAAGCCGTCACCTACCTGAATATTTACCTCACGGGTATGTTCTTCTTTTTCGGTTTTGCCGGTATCAGTTCGATTTTAAGAGGAATGGGCGACGCCAAAACACCGCTATGGTTCATGATCCTGTCCACCGTTGTCAACATCTTTTTCGACCTGCTTTTCGTTGTCGTTTTTAAATGGGGAATTGAAGGTGTTGCATTTGCAACCGTTGTTGCACAAGCCATTGCTTTTTTCTCGGCAACCTGGTATCTCAACAAAAAACATCCGGTCATCAACCTGTCCTTCCGCAAATACATTTTCGACCGCGAGATTTTTAAAAGCTGTGTGAAAATCGGGCTGCCGACCGGCTTCCAGCAATCATTTATAGCATTCGGGATGATGGCAATTATGGGAATTGTGAACACCTTCGGTACTAATGCAGTGGCTGCTTACACGGCCGCTATGCGAGTCGACTCATTCGCAAAAATGCCGGCGCTAACATTTAGTTCAGCCCTTTCTTCATTTGTCGGTCAAAACTTGGGCGCATTTCAGGAAAAAAGAGCCCGAAAAGGATTAAAGATCACCATCGGCTTTTCACTGGCTTATGCCGTTTTCATCTCCATTATTATCATTGTTTTCGGGAAATACATCATCCAGATTTTCACTCCCGACCAACACGTCATCGCCATCGGACAGGACTACCTGGTTATCGTGTCTTCTTTCTACTTATTACTCTCCATCATGTTTTCACTCACCGGCTTTTTACGAGGTGCCGGGGCAACTTTCATCCCCATGCTGACAACGCTCTTATCGCTCTACCTGGTAAGAATACCGCTCGCATTCTGGTTATCCGGAAAAATTGGCGTAAACGGTATTTGGTGGGCCGAACCGGCTGGCTGGTTCATCGGAATGGTTATCCTCATTGTTTATTATTTCACCGGAAGGTGGAAAGGTCGGGTTGTCGTAAAATCGCCGAAAAAATAA
- a CDS encoding low molecular weight protein-tyrosine-phosphatase has product MKKRVLFVCLGNICRSPSAEAVFNGLVKQNGLSDLIECDSAGTAAYHEGEPADQRMQSHAIRRGYRLNSIARKFDPAVDFEKFDYIVGMDDDNVNDLQDMASGIEDLNKIFKMTDFCSHGGHYSVPDPYYGGSEGFELVLDILEDACEGLLNEVRG; this is encoded by the coding sequence ATGAAGAAAAGAGTATTATTTGTTTGTCTTGGTAACATTTGCCGCTCGCCCAGTGCTGAAGCTGTTTTTAACGGTTTGGTGAAGCAAAACGGACTGTCGGATTTAATTGAATGCGACTCGGCGGGGACAGCTGCTTATCACGAAGGTGAACCGGCTGACCAGCGTATGCAGAGCCATGCAATCCGACGTGGTTACCGATTGAATTCCATTGCCCGTAAATTTGATCCTGCAGTAGATTTCGAAAAGTTTGATTACATCGTAGGAATGGATGATGATAATGTGAACGATTTGCAAGACATGGCTTCCGGTATCGAAGATTTGAATAAAATTTTCAAGATGACTGACTTTTGCAGCCATGGCGGACATTATTCGGTTCCTGATCCTTACTACGGTGGTTCCGAAGGATTTGAGTTGGTGCTTGATATTTTGGAAGACGCTTGTGAAGGTTTGTTGAACGAAGTGCGCGGGTGA
- a CDS encoding class I SAM-dependent methyltransferase, translating to MGQEAFYNSIASYYEYIFPLSNQQVGFVQSEFDSLEEFFFLDVGCSTGQLANRLCQLGALGIGIDLNSSMIERARESHQAADLSFKVMDMMNINSNFTPGYFDALICFGNTLVHLDSVTQIRNFFQQSFQLLKPGGKLLFQILNYQYILGNKIEELPLIDNQYVRFERSYELPTPNQPKVNFKTKLFVKSENLVFENSAPLIPVQKNELEKLLLLAGFPKLHFYGGFDKKPCGDHLPLVVVAEV from the coding sequence ATGGGGCAGGAAGCTTTCTATAACTCTATCGCCAGCTATTACGAATACATATTTCCATTAAGTAATCAGCAAGTTGGTTTTGTGCAGTCTGAATTCGACTCGTTAGAAGAATTCTTTTTTTTGGATGTAGGTTGTTCTACCGGGCAATTGGCTAATCGTTTGTGCCAATTGGGAGCATTGGGTATTGGGATTGATCTCAATTCATCGATGATCGAACGTGCACGTGAGTCGCATCAGGCAGCGGATCTATCGTTTAAGGTGATGGATATGATGAACATCAATTCGAACTTTACGCCCGGTTACTTCGATGCGTTGATCTGTTTTGGAAATACACTTGTCCATTTAGACTCGGTGACTCAAATCCGGAATTTCTTTCAGCAGTCTTTTCAGTTGCTGAAGCCTGGAGGAAAGTTATTGTTCCAGATTTTGAATTATCAATATATTTTGGGAAACAAGATCGAGGAACTGCCGCTTATTGACAATCAGTATGTGCGCTTTGAGCGTAGTTACGAGTTACCTACTCCGAACCAGCCGAAGGTCAATTTTAAAACGAAATTGTTTGTCAAGTCAGAAAATCTCGTTTTCGAAAATTCTGCTCCTTTGATTCCTGTTCAAAAGAATGAATTAGAGAAGTTACTTCTGTTGGCCGGTTTCCCGAAACTTCATTTTTATGGTGGTTTCGACAAAAAACCATGTGGAGATCACCTGCCTTTGGTTGTTGTCGCAGAAGTTTAG
- a CDS encoding sigma-70 family RNA polymerase sigma factor codes for MRQLKITKSITNRESASLDKYLQEIGKEELITVEEEVELAQRIKKGDQAALEKLTRANLRFVVSVAKQYQNQGLSLPDLINEGNLGLIKAAEKFDETRGFKFISYAVWWIRQSILQALAEQSRIVRLPLNQVGSLNKINKAYSKFEQENERKPSPEELAETLELPAEKVADTLRVSGRHISVDAPFVEGEDNSLLDVLVNNDSPNADRSLIMESLAREIERALATLTERESDIIRMFFGIGCQEMTLEEIGERFGLTRERVRQIKEKAIRRLRHTSRSKLLKSYLG; via the coding sequence ATGAGACAATTAAAGATCACAAAATCTATTACCAACCGTGAGAGCGCGTCTTTGGACAAGTATTTGCAAGAAATTGGCAAAGAAGAACTTATCACTGTTGAAGAGGAAGTTGAATTAGCACAGCGCATCAAAAAAGGTGACCAAGCTGCTTTGGAAAAGCTGACCCGTGCTAACCTTCGTTTTGTTGTTTCGGTAGCAAAACAATACCAGAACCAAGGATTAAGTCTTCCCGACTTGATCAATGAAGGTAACTTGGGATTGATTAAAGCTGCTGAAAAATTCGACGAAACACGCGGGTTCAAATTTATTTCGTACGCCGTTTGGTGGATTCGTCAGTCCATTCTTCAAGCTTTGGCTGAACAGTCTCGTATTGTTCGATTACCGTTGAATCAGGTAGGCTCGTTGAATAAAATCAACAAAGCTTATTCAAAATTTGAACAGGAAAACGAACGAAAGCCTTCACCTGAAGAGCTGGCCGAAACACTAGAGTTGCCTGCTGAAAAAGTAGCCGATACATTACGTGTATCCGGACGCCACATTTCAGTTGATGCTCCTTTTGTTGAAGGCGAAGACAACAGCCTCCTCGACGTTCTTGTGAACAATGATTCCCCCAATGCTGACCGCAGCTTGATTATGGAATCACTTGCACGGGAAATTGAGCGTGCTCTTGCTACCCTTACTGAACGAGAAAGTGACATCATCAGGATGTTCTTTGGAATTGGTTGCCAGGAAATGACCCTGGAAGAAATTGGAGAACGATTCGGCTTAACCCGCGAAAGGGTGCGCCAAATTAAAGAAAAAGCCATCCGCAGGTTGCGGCATACATCCAGAAGCAAATTGCTAAAATCATATCTTGGATAG